The Daucus carota subsp. sativus chromosome 2, DH1 v3.0, whole genome shotgun sequence genome includes a window with the following:
- the LOC108209325 gene encoding uncharacterized protein LOC108209325 isoform X4, with protein MFHFPRRKNTTNIILHVRNRPRIPSLSPKKMVSTRRSGSISNNNNGKRSSSSEDKPQSPKRQKVDNDATSDKPTSVDNSKSTAPPADPPECAAVETPVVAGEAASGGKVEAAPATSVVTPLAEDKGKSATVGDKPGSSFSSWKHNNNLEYKSPWCRLLTQSQQNPTVSVYTANFVVGSNKQSNLLIKDQTISGILCHIKLTKVSSHGRTYWYPKVSNRESNYVAVLECKGSKGAVQVNGKTIKKGVTCTLNSGDELVFGNHAYIFQKIVFDTAIRTSSLVGGVGFNLLNAERRTGDSSAVAGASILASLSNWGQDLSPLNPTSQNNGRTHQVTELTRSSLAQEDDLDGLEVNSTTNVEGENVADVGASSKVLSPDCNQESAIEVATEKAKDSPPLSSPVISLRCEVFKEDVYRGILDCSDIQVSFEAFPYYLSENTKNVLIAASYIHLKHREQAKFTAELPTVNPRILLSGPVGSEIYQEMLTKALANYYGAKLLIFDSHSFLRGLSAKDSKIQKEGNGANISADIIAQKSSGAPEPVKETKDLSVEPTVDRTLIVPSTPALESQSRMDIDTIRSSAGTSKNPLLKSGDRVRFMGATSANLYSTSSPLRGPTFGSRGKVLLPFEDNPLSKIGVRFDKPVPDGVDFAGLCDNGHGYFCNANELRLESTGVEGLDKSLITTLFEAVISESRKSPFILFMKDAEKSMVGNSESYTTFKSKLEKLPDNIVVIGSHTHADNRKEKSNPGGLLFTKFGSNQSALLDLAFPDSFGRLNDRGKEVPKATKLLTKLFPNKVSIHMPQDESLLASWKQQLDRDLETLKSEGNLINLRTVLGRNRVECEGLEALCIKDHSITIDSAEKIIGWALSHHLMQHSDADPDARLVLSSESIQYGIGILQSIQNESKSLKKSLKDVVTENEFEKRLLAEVIPPSDIGVTFDDIGALENVKETLKELVMLPLQRPELFSLQGYTLIWASWNRKDNAGKGCGH; from the exons ATGTTTCACTTTCCGCGGCGTAAAAATACCACGAACATAATATTACACGTAAGAAACAGGCCAAGAatcccatctctctctcccaaAAAAATGGTATCGACGAGAAGAAGTGGATCTATCTCCAACAACAACAACGGCAAGCGATCGTCGTCGTCGGAGGACAAGCCCCAGTCTCCTAAGCGCCAAAAG GTAGATAATGATGCCACGTCGGACAAACCGACGTCGGTTGATAACTCCAAGAGCACTGCTCCGCCGGCGGATCCACCGGAATGTGCCGCCGTAGAGACGCCGGTTGTGGCCGGAGAGGCGGCGAGTGGTGGAAAGGTCGAGGCCGCTCCGGCGACTTCTGTTGTCACGCCGCTCGCGGAAG ATAAAGGAAAATCAGCAACTGTAGGAGACAAGCCAGGGAGTTCGTTTAGTTCCTGGAAACATAATAATAATCTCGAGTATAAAAGTCCATGGTGTAGGCTTCTTACGCAGAGTCAACAG AATCCAACAGTGAGTGTTTATACTGCAAACTTTGTAGTTGGATCAAACAAGCAATCCAATCTTTTGATCAAGGATCAGACAATAAGTGGAATTCTATGTCATATTAAGCTTACAAAGGTATCATCACATGGACGTACATATTGGTACCCTAAGGTGTCAAAT CGGGAGAGTAACTATGTTGCGGTGCTTGAATGCAAAGGAAGTAAGGGGGCCGTGCAAGTTAATGGGAAAACAATTAAGAAGGGAGTTACTTGTACTTTGAATTCTGGGGATGAGTTGGTTTTTGGTAACCATGCTTAT ATATTTCAGAAAATAGTGTTTGATACCGCTATTAGGACATCATCATTAGTTGGTGGAGTGGGCTTCAACCTGCTTAATGCAGAAAGACGGACAGGAGACAGTTCAGCTGTGGCCGGTGCTTCCATTTTGGCATCATTGTCAAATTGGGGGCAAGATTTGTCGCCATTGAACCCTACATCACAGAACAATGGTAGAACGCACCAAGTGACTGAACTGACTCGTTCAAGTCTTGCTCAGGAAGATGATCTTGATGGCCTTGAAGTGAACTCAACAACAAATGTTGAGGGTGAAAATGTTGCTGATGTTGGAGCAAGCAGCAAAGTCCTTTCCCCCGACTGCAACCAAGAGTCTGCCATAGAG GTTGCCACTGAAAAAGCTAAGGATTCACCGCCATTAAGTTCACCCGTGATATCTTTAAGATGCGAGGTATTCAAAGAAGATGTTTACCGGGGGATTCTTGATTGTAGTGACATTCAAGTTTCATTTGAAGCCTTCCCATATTATTTGAG TGAAAATACAAAAAATGTTCTGATTGCAGCTTCTTATATACATCTGAAGCACAGAGAACAAGCTAAATTTACTGCTGAACTTCCTACAGTGAACCCACGAATTTTGCTGTCTGGTCCAGTAG GATCTGAGATATATCAGGAGATGTTGACAAAGGCACTTGCTAATTATTATGGCGCCAAGTTGCTTATATTTGATAGCCATTCATTTTTGAGA GGTTTGTCTGCTAAGGATTCCAAGATTCAAAAGGAAGGAAATGGTGCCAACATATCTGCTGACATCATTGCTCAGAAGAGTTCCGGGGCTCCTGAACCGGTGAAGGAAACCAAGGACTTATCTGTTGAACCTACTGTAGATCGTACATTGATTGTTCCTTCAACACCTGCCCTCGAGTCACAATCAAGGATGGATATTGACACCATACGCTCTTCTGCTGGGACATCTAAGAATCCGTTGTTAAAATCAG GAGACAGGGTGAGGTTCATGGGTGCTACTTCTGCGAATCTATATTCAACGTCATCTCCTTTAAG GGGCCCAACTTTTGGGAGTCGTGGGAAGGTTTTATTACCATTTGAAGACAATCCTTTGTCCAAAATTGGTGTAAGATTCGATAAGCCTGTTCCTGATGGGGTTGACTTTGCTGGTTTGTGTGATAATGGTCATGGATACTTCTGCAATG CAAATGAACTTCGTCTAGAAAGCACTGGTGTTGAAGGCCTGGACAAGTCACTTATTACAACTTTGTTTGAG GCTGTGATTAGTGAAAGTCGGAAATCTCCCTTCATATTGTTCATGAAAGACGCGGAGAAGTCTATGGTAGGAAATTCAGAATCATATACAACATTCAAGAGCAAACTTGAGAAGCTTCCTGATAACATTGTTGTAATTGGATCACACACACATGCCGACAACCGTAAGGAAAAG TCAAATCCCGGTGGTTTGCTCTTCACGAAATTTGGTAGCAACCAAAGTGCTCTACTTGATTTGGCTTTCCCG GATAGCTTCGGTAGGCTAAATGATAGAGGCAAGGAGGTTCCCAAGGCAACCAAACTTCTCACAAAACTTTTTCCTAATAAAGTTTCAATTCATATGCCTCAG GATGAATCTCTCCTTGCAAGTTGGAAGCAACAGTTGGATAGAGATTTGGAAACTCTGAAATCGGAAGGAAATTTAATCAATCTGCGCACT GTACTTGGTAGGAATAGGGTGGAATGCGAAGGGCTTGAAGCTCTATGTATCAAGGACCACTCAATTACAATTGATA GTGCAGAGAAGATTATTGGATGGGCATTAAGCCATCATTTAATGCAGCATTCTGACGCTGATCCTGATGCTAGACTAGTTTTGTCCAGTGAGAG CATTCAGTATGGGATTGGTATTCTACAATCTATCCAGAATGAATCAAAGAGCTTGAAGAAGTCACTGAAG GATGTTGTAACTGAAAATGAATTTGAGAAGAGACTTCTAGCTGAGGTTATCCCACCTAGCGATATTGGAGTGACATTTGACGACATTGGAGCACTAGAAAATGTCAAGGAGACGCTAAAGGAGTTGGTGATGCTTCCTCTACAGAGGCCTGAACTCTTCT CCTTGCAAGGGTATACTCTTATTTGGGCCTCCTGGAACAGGAAAGACAATGCTGGCAAAGGCTGTGGCCACTGA